The Juglans regia cultivar Chandler chromosome 11, Walnut 2.0, whole genome shotgun sequence genome contains the following window.
GTGCGTTCACTTTATCTCCAGTcatcattctccttcagatccgaCCTTGGTTCtttgataccagttgttgtgaaatgttataCAAAACACACACATTAacgataaaaaataaagtaaaaacaacaCAATTAAGAACACGACATACAATATATGTGGTTCAGCAAATTGCTTACGTCCACagagctgcagaaatcttattaaccagaggagattacaatcactcaatctcaacttacattctctagggttttttgcTCTCTCATACAATATGTACTCAATAGACAATTGTTCTCTATCAAAATATGCTTAAGACTatccaacacaagtctaatatgatatatttataatgagtGGCACTGGAAACCTAATTTGGCAAAAAATGCGTATTTCGCTCGAGCGGATTGTCGAGTGCAACTCGAGCAAACAACCAAATGAATATTGGCTTGAGCAGAGTgtcaagcgaacactagggtttctGTCTTGCTCAAGCTAAGTGTCGAGCGGGACTCTTAGACttgagtttcgctcgagcggtATGTCAAGCGACGTCGAGCGAGTTTTGGCTTGAGCCAATTGTCGAACCAACTTTCAGCAAACATTTTTttagctccaaaaccagtctccacatatacccTAACACGTGGTGCTCCCGTGTCGTCTCCTCTAATTAATCATTTACAATTTCGCTTCATTTGTTAAGTTTCGTTTTGATGTTgggttgaaatgagataaattgagttatttataaataatagtaaattgagataGTAGAGTAAGTTTTGTGAGAtttacttaaaataagtttaaatgtatttagatattaagatgcctttatatatatttatggaaagttgaaaaagattgtaaatcccacatataaagagatattgagttgaaaaatgttatgaatTCTATgtgtaaaaatgttttgaattaagatgaatttaatgatttaaaaattgaGTGTTTGAATCTtagatttagtttaaaattaaactaaattgaattgctaaattataaattgatcttAGACACATTATTAAGATCTCGTTTTATTATAcaatttagatgagatgatatgatatgagatattttattaaaaattaaaatattgttataatataatttttattataaaatttaaaaaaattaaattatttattataatttatgtattagtttaaaaaaattataataattatataaaataagataatataaaatgaaataatttaattttacgaAAAACCAGCCAAGAAATAAAGAATCAGAGTTTTGCTGTTGCGGTAAAAAAAGGTCGACTGGCGTCCAAAGCAAAAGTTTGGAATCTTTGGATCGATTTCACTGGTTGCGGTGGCATGCATGGTGACATGGCTAATTAAGACTGGGTGGGGACCAGATTTGATTTGATGGTGATGTTGAAATTCGCTACCTAAAGATAGCTGAAGACAGCTGTACACTCACTGGTACTCCGACTTTGTACAGCTGTCAAAAGTGGCTTTCTTTTGTTCGATGCTTCAACAGTCCACCATCACATCACCGTCGTTTTAACTTTTATCCTGAACACCGTACGGTCAACCTAATACTTGCCCGAACCAAACGTTTGTACGTTTGTGGTGCGCACAAAGCGACACAGTTTCACTTGCACGTGGGGAGGATGGATGCCTCCCGGTTCTCCCCTGTCGGCTCTCGCTTTAGCTCCCTCGGGACGACTAGTAAGTAGTaagtttgaagttttgaactGAAACCGGGAGGCACTTGTATTCATAATCTCGTACCATTCTCATGATTTTGGCCAGGCCAGCCAAACATTAGTGtggtttggatttgaaaataaattgagataaagtgaaataaattataaataataataaaatttataagttaaaattattaaataataataaataataatgagatgagaaataaaCTGTAAATATAAACGAGAtctaataaagaaaaagataaaactcaaaatttaatatatatatataaattctactcattatttttaaaaaaataatgataaaattactattttactattatttttttattattttattatttttttctttaataaatatgtgatgtactaacaataaatagataaaaaaattcaattaatttaataaaaataaaactataacttataaataaaaataaaaataaaaataaaatatgaaatgataaatactaaaactctctctctcacacacacatatataattatatataatatcgttTCAACTTCAACATCCTAATGGATTTGGAGTCGAAAATCTAATAGTTGCAAAAATATCTCAGGCctacaaaacattaaaaaacgTTTGCAACCTaaagaaacatatattaatgataaaagaattttataaaaataaatttataaaatgagttagtttaatatcatatattaaattataaaattatttttattaaacctGGTGATGAGTTGAGAAAGGTCAAAAAGTATATCTAATAGatcatatatagttatattaaattacatgaaaataaacttatacaataacataatttaatatgacagattgtaaaattatttttatcgtaaaataaatttaataaattacataaaattactatttttatttaatcacttgttatatatatatatatatatgaatagcaCTTCTCCCACGTAAAACCATTCGCTTCTCAAGCTCCACAGAAAATGGTAATTCTATACATCAGCCTACACACTTCACACAtcatacatttaattttttttttaaactttaatacACTAAATATGTTGAGTGTGTGATAAATAGTAAGcttatgcatatatttttcccaCAGAAAAACCATCCACCAAGTTGCACAGAAGTGCCTGCTCCAGATGGTTCCTAATGCATGCTTTTCGTTACTAGAGCCTTCCTGCGACTATTCCCATTCTGATTTCTCACTATGAAACAACTcccttaatttttctttttctttttctttttatgtcgCTTGCGCGCAACACATAAATATCATCATAAGGATGCCCTCTGTCTTGCATGCACCTAACCCACTTTATCCTCTCTCTCGCTGTCTCACACGCGGTTGCTATAAATAGGAGCACCCTTTCCTCACTTCTACGCAACAAGTACTTGGTTTCAACTAGACGCTGAACAAAAGCTCCAAGTTTCCAGTCTTAATTTAGCTATGGCCATCTCCAAGGCTTTAATTGCTTCGAtcctcctttctcttctccttaTCGCTGAAGCTGATCAGATGGTAATAGAATTTCACCAATCTTCATCAAGAATGTCATGCTTACTGTCTTAACGTGCTTTtcgctcctttttttttccttcttttttctttacgtACCCTGTAAACTAAACGTGAAGCTTTTATCTCTTTCTAACCCAAATAAAATGCTTATGGGGGATGGATGCAGGCCGTGAAAGACGATGTCGTAAAGGGTTCTGTCCCGACTAAAATAGGTTAGTTTCATGATCTTCTTGGACCACTTTGTTATATGAATATGATACTGTTTAATTTAGGAACTGTACCGTTGAGCCAAAGTTGGTTAACTTGTTTGTCaaatactgcatgcatgctgtatattaatttttcagatTGTGGAGGGGCATGTAATGCGAGGTGTCAGCTGTCGTCGAGGCCGAACCTCTGCAAAAGGGCGTGCGGGACATGCTGTAGCCGTTGCAATTGTGTTCCTCCGGGCACTTCCGGTAATCAGGACGTCTGCCCCTGCTACGCCAACATGACCACCCGCGGCAACAAACGCAAGTGTCCTTAAACAAATTAACAAGCCAAAGCCAACCCCCAAAccttgtattaattaattaataaatatgctGGGACTGTTTCCGAGGTTTTATAAGTTATCATCCAAGAAGAACATATATAATATCGAGGGTcgttgaaaagaaaatttgtgtgatgaatagtaattttatatattaatatcagtTGTATAAAAGCCTGCTACAACATCAGTTGTGGAGTTTGAGTTGTggaaaataatgtttttctttttgtaatgttTTTCCGCTTATGTCTTTTAAATACTGAAAGTAAAGATGTTTCTCTCCGTCTCTTCACTTATTTTTTggtggctctctctctctctctccatttgtttttggaaaagaaGTCTGGGGCGGACGACTCTTAATTTTTAACGCCTCTTTTGGGTCCTTTCTGGTGGAAAAGCTTGATAATGCCAAATAGGGTCGATAGAAACTCGATAATACGAAGTAGGTCGATGGATTTACGAAATCATCTATATTTACtgttcttttaaaattattttattacttattttataatcaaccaaTAATTTTATTAGGTCCATAAGCCATATATAACATTTTGTTCTGCCGGGAGcctaaaaattaacaaattaaaacatcGTCCTAATCCAGTTATTAAATGACCGAAAAGCTGAAAACGTAGGACCAAAACGTGATGATTTCGGCATGGTCCCTTTGCAGTTTGCCGTAACTTGGAGATCAGCCAACGTTAAATTCATGATTCACTTTCAATGGTAATAAAAACGCACCAGCCCCTATTCATTACCCCCGCTTTACAGCATAccatcactatatatatataaaaaaaattctttatatCATCCCTACACTATATAAAaccacacatgatttttttatttttttattttttttttcttatcaaatgtatGTTGGCataaggatgatgaatagaagaatttttttagtttagcaagaataaataatttaaaagttggAGTCCAAGCCCATTTCTATTCATGTGTACCAAGTTCCGTTTTGATGGGCTTCCATATTTTCAAGGGGTTGGGGTGCGGCAAGCGTGATGCAGAATTTGGGCCATACGATTCAGGATGGagattctatgttttttttttcgggaAAAGGAAATTCCATGTTGAATTTCAAGGGAACTCGTATTTGGAGAGGCATCTCCATAATTTGTGCTACTTTATAATATCAAAGATATGTAGAGATTAATCGTTCTACAACTGGGCCCATTCAATAAACAGCCCATTATGTAGTTTCTTTTGAACCACTGGACTGAAAAAATGGCTTCAGCTCGATCAGAATGCATGCCCAGTGAGATACCTCAAGGATCAGAATCCGAACACAAGAAATTTATTAGTGGGCTTGGATAGATagtttagataagatgagatgttttgttaaaagttaaataaaatattatttttattttaaaatttaaaaaaattaaattatttattatatttttgtaagagaatttaaaaaaattaaaatgattagatgagatgagatgaaatgttttgtatATCCAAACTCACTAAgtaattcaaaattatatattgtttgCGCGtggaatatataattttgaaattaaataataataaaaagtaatgataatattaatatttataatagttAGATGCCTCTAGGggaataaatattaaaaaatagatgttGAATTATATTTGTATCATTCCGAATACTTGTATTAGTGCGTTTGGATGGCTagatttgaagaggaagacTTGAATTTGGGTCTTTAAAATCAGAATCCAAACCAGATTTTAACCTTTTAAAATCTTGGATttcaaattacattaaaaaaaaaaggttggtaTTATGACATTTAAAGTCCTATCCAAACGCAACTTTAGTGTGAAATAAGTACTCTAACTTGCACTGCATATATTACAGCTAGCAGTAGTCCGGTGGTAGCTTAGaagcatttatttttgtttttctttgtagtGACGGCCACGATTATTTCAGTATAATTGATGACACTTGCCATTACTCTTGAGATTGAGTGTCTTATTATTGCATTAACCAAAATGACTATGGCCGGATACGGCCCCTCCAACTCCAAGAATGCCATGTCCTCGACACCAAACACGAAAATGTTGCAGTACTCGGCCCCCCACCTACACGATTTGACATTTCCCCCCACACTATATTATACGCATTCTTTCATTATAAATACGACCCCATTCTCTATCCCCTTCATCTGCACTGACGTTTCATGGTTAAGAACAGAGACAGAAAGCTCTTCTCCCAAAGCCTTCCTGCAGCCATGGCCATCACCAAAACCCTAATAATTCCACTTGTtatttctcttctccttctccatgACCTTGCTGAATCTTATCAAAGGGTAAACTTTCATCCCcacttaatttattatttcagCTTTTCAACGCACATATATGTTAAAGAGTGCTATTGATACTAACCCAAGCAATTTTGTACCTAACTAACATCATGTTCTAGGTGATCACCACCAAGGTCGAGTGCCCTTCCTCTCAAAATATTGGTAATATTCATTTAATCAATGTTATTACGATAAACAAACTAAATAcctgatttattaaaaaaaaaatgtttaaatatgtaaCCTGCattattctttgtaaattttctGGTAGATTGTGGGGCTGCCTGTGATGCGAGGTGCCAATTGTCTTCGAGGCCGCACCTGTGCAAGAGGGCATGTGGGACGTGCTGTGCCCGTTGCGACTGCGTTCCTCCAGGCACTTCCGGTAACTATGATGCGTGTCCGTGCTATGCCAATATGACTACACATGGAGGCAGACGCAAATGCCCTTAATTAAAAACTCGATCCCTCACTTTATATATGctggcatgcatatatatatatggcatcgCTCAAAAGCTAGCTGGATATTTGTATATAAGAATCAAAGTCTCAAAGATACGGCTCTTCATGGcccaaaaatcattaaaaataaaccacTCCATCgaaataaaacttgtaaatcTGAAAGTTTAAAAGGATTATTTTAGTTTGCAGTCCTGGAACGTCTTACTATCTCTTTAATTCTTTCCTCGTATGCTTTTTGGAAGTAAGGGTGGGGGCTCTTCGCTAAATTTTGTTCAATTATGGTTGAGATAGAATTCGGTGGCTTTACAAATTGATCTTTAGTCAAATTCAAGAAATAGATCGACTCAATATTTTTAAGGTCAGATGCTGGCAAATGCAAAAAGATGCAAAAAGATGGCCCCTTTGATTTGGATACTACCCGATCTAAGCTACTTGGATGGAGATTCTAGTACTGCATGTTGATAGAAAGAACATTTGGATTTAATTAGATGGTGATCAGGGAGCTGCATGTCGTGGTAGTTCGATCTACATTTTTCGGTCTTGGTCATTTTCGTACACTATCGGAGTTGCGGCTCTGGTTGTTGTGAAAACGatgcaagaaaataaagtaaaataagaaattaatcacACTAACAAAAAACTTGACGCAATTACATCTATAGAGTTacagaaaattttattatgatctTGAGGAATGTTAAAATACACTGTGAGACGAAATACAATGCTCAAAACGGTTATACTATTCATAATaagcgtatatatatatagttgtataacAGAAACTCTAATTACACGATTTTTGAGTTATTCTCTAGAGTGAATTCTCTATCTAAAGTTTATTTGAATGATATGTTAAGCGAATGTTAAGTGAACTTTGTGCCTAAATTTCACTCAAGCTCGGGCAAACTTTCTCTTGCGATTCTCAAGTTACAAACATGGTGAAAAATTTGTCTCGACATAATAAATTAGCCGCCGCCATAATAAATTAGACTATACAAACCCAACATTGGAGAGATTCATCCAACTACAATTGCATATATATGGGTCCATTTCGTACATTACCCTTTTTCTTTTGCACCATAGAAAAGCATGCGTTCGAGAACCAGAACTCCTCCTAGCCT
Protein-coding sequences here:
- the LOC109000878 gene encoding gibberellin-regulated protein 1-like, with the protein product MVKNRDRKLFSQSLPAAMAITKTLIIPLVISLLLLHDLAESYQRVITTKVECPSSQNIDCGAACDARCQLSSRPHLCKRACGTCCARCDCVPPGTSGNYDACPCYANMTTHGGRRKCP
- the LOC109000880 gene encoding snakin-2-like, with the translated sequence MAISKALIASILLSLLLIAEADQMAVKDDVVKGSVPTKIDCGGACNARCQLSSRPNLCKRACGTCCSRCNCVPPGTSGNQDVCPCYANMTTRGNKRKCP